DNA from Papio anubis isolate 15944 chromosome 1, Panubis1.0, whole genome shotgun sequence:
TGGAGAAGGGgccttctctttttctaattgcACTATACGTGTTCTAGCTTCAGTCTGGAGAAACTTAAGACCTCCATGGGGTCGTGATCCATAGACTTAGCAAGTCTTGCCTTATCTATGGAGCTCGATGGTGAGAATTGTGACCATTGTCTGATGTCCATAGTTCCTTCCCCCTAGATCGTTTCTTTCCACGGATTGTGTTCATctgaaccattttattttttatttaccaaaGTACTGTACTTGGCTATTTGCAGTGTTTTCAAAaccaaatgtttcttttttgtgtgtttttaatcttCGATACTTGGTGCAATAGAAGCTGCAAAGATGTGCCACTTTATCTATGAAATGGAGTTTTGTATACCAATAAATTctagtttaaaaacaaagttttaagttgtttttattaGTATCTGACCACCGTTTGAGTGGGCAGGGAGACTGAGTGTGCTGGAAATGTCCTTTTTAGAGACGTTGTGTGgaaggtttgtgtgtgtgcatgtgctggATTGAGTGTTCTCGGTGTGTAGTCCTTTGGGATCTGACTAAGCTTAGAACAGCTGATTTTTGCTTTAGTGCAGCTAAGTGCAGCCACCACACACAATGGCAGGGCCATTCTTAAGGACTACACACTTAAGATTTCTGCCTGATATCTGAGAGCACCTCTTGATAGTTTGAAACTGTTTAAATGTGTAGCAGTTGTCTGTCAGCGGCCACTTTGGGCTCCTCTAGAACTCTCAGTGTTGTTTGACCCCATTCCAGGAGGAGGCTCCCTGCCAAGGCACAGACAGCACCATCTGGGGCATGACTCACCTAGAAGGGTCCACAGGAAACTAGAGGGAGGGGAGTCCTTCAGTGCGTCCAGCAGGGGCCCCATCCACACAAGCGCTCTGGCCAGTCAAGGACTGGCTCTAAAGACCTCACCATATCATGGTTTTGACTTTGAGACTCCCATTCTCCCGTTCTTCATTTTGTATTCAACAAGCAGCCTTCTGAATTGGCTCCCTGATGCCTTGATGTCAAAAAGGACTGTATGGTTTCCTGGATGAAAGGCAAGAATATTCCAGCTCCTGCAAGCAGATTCTCCTACAGTCTCTCAAGCGATCTTCCCTGTGTGGTGGTTCTTCACTCCACAACTGAGAGACCCATCATCTCTGGATAGACAAACACTGTCTGGTTCCTGAGCCCATGAGGCCCAGATTCCAGACCCCGTTAACCTGAGATTCTTCCAGAAAACCTGCTATGGTCCAACGTGATGTCCCAATCTAGGTGCTGCCCGCACACGGAAAAACTTCCATGGCCTCCTTAATCCCATTCCAGGGATTCAGCTGGGGCCAGGTGGCCGCTTCTAGGGATTCGAGGGGCTTCCTGTTTGGGCAGCGTTGGACCAGGTGACCTGTAAGATCCTGTGTGGGAGATAGGATGAGTCTTTAAGGACAGAGAAGTGTTCTTGAGCCAGGTAGGGACACGTGGCTGTACCTTTGTCCCTTCTTCGTAACTGCTCATGGTCACCTTGGAGAAAGCCTGGCTGAAAACCTGGGTGTTTAGAGTTGCATCAACCAGACACCACCCCAGGCTTCTGGCCTTTCCCTTCCTCCAATGCACAGACACAGGGTGTGTGTCTTGAGATACAGTTCATAAAAAGCCCTGCTCCAATATGGTTTTGGCTAGACAGAATGGTTTTTGCTGACGGAATGGGCACTCTCAGACCATTTAGATGCAGAGATTTAGAACTTGGTTGCAAAGGCTTGAGGCCAGTCCTGTCACTTCACAGATTCTGGCTTGGCAGAAGGAAACATTTCCTACCTTCTGGGAGAAACTCGTCCGAACCGCCCTATGGTAGAAGGACTTGGGTATCCCCAGAGGATTGTTTCTATtcaatttattcatccatccaaaCATCCAAGAATCCATCGAGTGAGCCTCTACTCTGTATGGGTCCTTATTTCTGGGCGTTGAAACGGTCATGGATCCTGCCTTCAAAAAGCCTCCAGTCCAGGAGTGAAAGTGGACATGTCACTGACCCAGGAGACAGCATATGCCGTGAAGGAGGTACTGATGAGAGGGCTGTGAGTTCAAAGAATTCGGGAAGGCTTGATGGAGGAAGTGATATTTGGACGAGGCACGAAAGGGGAGACAGGACGCAGAAATGGGAGCAAAGGCATTTTGGACTGAATGGCCAGTGCAAGCGAAACCTAGGAGTGGGATGCTCCAGTGTTTAGGACAGAGCTTATTAGGGATGCACAATGAGTTTGGAGAAAGACTGGGAACTTCTTCAAACACCTGTCATGTGCCTTTCTCTACTGGAAGAGTAATGCTGTGCTTGCTGAATGGATTCTCAAGATcaggcctgggtgtggtggctcacgtctgtaatccctgcactttgggaggctggggcaggaggcttgctcacacctaggagttcaagaccagcctggtcaacctagcaagatcctatctctatgcatgcacacacaaaattacTGGGGTCTGGTGCCGGGTGCCTTTCTGTAgacccacctactcaggaggctgaggcaggaggatcacttgagctcagaagtctcaggctgcagtgagctatatcacaccaccacattccagcctgggtgacagggtgagaccctgtctcaaaaccccAAAATAACAAAGATCTGCCTGACTGCTTTGTAGTGTCTGGAGCCGGCCTGCGTGTGCATTCTGACCTGGGAATGTTACAGGTAGCTCCTGCCTGGAAATATGCTGCACCATCTACCTGTGCCTCTGGGGGACATTAGCGTAGAATTCAACTGAACAGGTACCTGTTTGGCATCTACTGTGTGACAACTGCAATTGGAGAGCAAAAATACAGAAGGTGGCCAGGCACAGATGGAGCAGCTAGTGTGCCCTGGGCCCTCTGGATACATCGTCTCATTTGAACTTGAAAACCACCCTGTGAGGCTGATGGTTCCATTCAGGAATAAATAATGGGCCCAAGGTCACAGCTTAGTAGCAGAGACAAGATTTGAACCCACAGCAGTCTGCCGCCACCATGCAAGGACCCAAATAACGGGGCAAGCAGTTCTAGGAAAGGTATAAACACAGCTTGGCAGTTCAAGGAGGGTGAAATCTGCTCCagttgaaactgcatcatggaaaaggtgacatttgggactgggcagggtggcttatgcttgtaatcccaacagtttgggaggctgaggcaggaggatcgcttgaggccaggagtttgagaccagcctgggcagcatagcgagacccagtctctaccaaaaataagtTGGCCAGAattgatggcacacacctgttgtcccagctacatgggaggctaaggtgggaggcttgcttgagcccaggaggttaaggctgcagtgaactatgatcgtgccactgcagtccaacctgggcaagagtgagaccctgtctctaaaaataaaggaaaaggtgACATTTGGGATTCACTTTAAGCCCATGGATTTTAGCATGGTGATGAGCCTGTGAGCAAGGGAGGCTTTTAGGTTGAGAGAAGCTATTGCACAAGGGTATGAAGGCGGGACAGCAGAGGAGCTTAGTAAATAGATAGGGCTGCATAAAAGAGGCTGGAAAAGCAGATGATACCAAGCCTTGGATACCAGGGGCTGGTGGACAATGGGGAGCCACCGATGGATCaggagcagaggagtgacatgatgaAAATCAGGCTCTGGGAAAATGAAGCTGGCACCGGTGGACAGGACGGAGACGTGATGAAGGATGGAGGGTTTAAGAACCATTagtcctggccgggtgcggtggctcaagcctgtaatcccagcactttgggaggccgaggcgggcggatcacaaggtcaggagatcgagaccatcctggctaacacagtgaaaccccgtctctactaaaaaaatacaaaaaactagctgggcgaggtgcgggcgcctgtagtcccagctactcgggaggctgaggcaggagaatggcgtgaacccgggaggcggagcttgcagtgagccgagatccagccactgcactccagcctgggcaacagagcgagactgcgtctcaaaaaaaaaaaaaaaaaaaagaaccattagTCCTGATACTCTCTTCTTAGGGGTGTCACATTACTTGCTAGTGTAGAATAGTTGCTGTTTTCTGTCTGCTGGTTGACTCTGATTCGTGTCTATCTCCAGCATCCAGCAAAAGACCAGAAGCACAAAAGACCAGAAGTACAAAACTTATTGAAGGAAAGAATTAACTTTAGTATTCAGTTCTCTGGTGGTGACATTGCAAAGAACCCCAGTGAAGCAGACGCATGTCCATGAAATCCTAATCAGACTCTTCATTGAACTTGGGAATTCCACTGTGATTTCTGGTCACTTACTGAGCAAGGTATTTACCTTTGCACTTCATGCGTAGCTTTGGTTAGGTGCTAAATAGGAATAAAAGCAAAACCAATCCAAATCCTGTCATCAAAATTGGAGAGGCAAACTATGAAACATTTAGGTGAGAATGTCCCCTCCCCAGCTTTGACAGTCCCCTTGGCTTAGTTTACTCATCCAATGAATTAGCACacataaagcacttaaaacaaatgccaagtgctcagcaaatgttagctattgttacgactatccattcattcattcatagaaCACGAGTGATTTTTCAGTGCTAGCCATTATTTGTGCATTTTCATGCATGCTAACTCAAACTGTGCCACAACCAGCCTGCTGGGGAGATGTCATACTTCCATTTGACAAATGCAGAGACCGAGGCTGTGACCATTTATCGGCACTTAGATTTTAATGTGCACACGAATCATCAGTGGGGCTTGTTAACTTACAGATTCTGatttcagcaggtctggggtcaGGTTCAAGATTTTGCATTTTGAACAGGATCCCTGCTGCTTTTGCAGCTGCCACTGCCCATGGACCACGCTGAGTAGCAAAGGTCTAAGCAGAGCCACTGCTGCTAAGTAGCAGAACAAAGCGCTCTACCTGGAACCTCTGAGTTCAAGTTCAgggttctttccttttttcagtCCCTTTTGCAAGTCTGCTGCTGGGTATCAAGTGATTGTTCTCTAGATACGCACACATAGGCAAACAGGATTTAGGCAGGCCCCTTGATGccatcatcaaacatttattgagccctgGGAAAGCAAAGGGTAAAGGCTGGTCTGTGGCCAAAAGACTCACAGCCTGGTTTgagtgggtgggggcaggggtcaCAGCAGGCTGCGCTGGAGTCTTGCTCCTAAGTTTCAATGTTTGTTTCGTCAGAAAGTTATACAACTGTAAGATCATCAGGTAGGTGTCCCACTGGTGCCTTAAATCCATCATGCCCAGGGTGTCACCTCTCTAATCTGCCCATATCAGCTCCTCCCTGTGTTTCCCGTTTCCACAGTGGCCGTCATCCTCAGATGGTTGTGTGGCCGCCTTTGGCATTTTCtcagtatatttatttatgaaaatgtgaGGGGACCAATTTCACTAGCTCAGAAGCACACTTGGCCCACCTGAGGAAGAGAAGTCGAGGTTTAAGCCAGGCGCAGGTTTCTCCCTAGTGGCCTGAATGAAATGGACACCAGAGGGCGCCTCAGAACCACTTTTCCTACAAACGAGGTTTGCACTCTTCCCCCACACAGGCCGTTTTTGCTTTAAGACATGGTCTTTGGGTGATACTTGGCGAGGATTTGAGTCAGTTACAATAGCAAAGTACACATGCCTGTCatgtctttcttctccttcctattGCTAGCACAGAGCTTGTTCACCTTTTAAAGGTCACAGCAATACATCCctttgattgtctttttttttttttgagacggagtttcactcttgttgcccaggctggagtgcaatggcacgatcttggctcactgcaacctccgcctcccaggttcaatgattctcctgcctcagcctcctgagtaggtgggattacaggcatatgccaccatgcccggctaattttgtatttttagtaaagactgggtttctccatgttggtcaggctgttctcaaactcccgacctcaggtgatccgcccaccttggcctcccaaagtgctgggattacaggcgtgagccactgtgaccggccatccctttgattttctttgctctcctccctgccctcaaGGTCTTGAATGCTGTGCACAGGCCCTGGGAAGGGTGAAGGGAATGGACATTGTTGAGTGTCCACTGTGAGCTTTGCCCTGTGCAATGCATTGGCAGGTGCGCTATCATTGAGCAGGTGAATTCCTGGTCCTGTAAGATTTCATCAGCATATAATAGATAATTCTATCTTTAGAAGTACCATCTGCTGAAATAGATTGCTTCCAGAATAGGCTGCATTCCTCCTGGTGGGAATCCTTGAGTGCATTACATTCTTCATGGCTTCAGAATTGGGAGCTTGGAGTCGGCCCTCGATGCTGaaccctttcctcctcctcttcctgtgtcctcacagcTGAACTGCCCTGGGCACTCTGGTCTTTCCAAGATGACAACCAGCAGGCCTGGTTAACATGGCCATACCAGAGCGTGGGTGGCTGATGACAACTTCATGAAGAAATGAAGGGCCAGGGAGTGGGGACACCCCCTCGGGTAGAACATCCCCTCTCTGGCCCCCAGGGGCCTATCAAAGAAGGGGTGTGGATAAGACCATCTAGAGCTGCTTCTCACTCTTAACCAATCTTTGccagtggggggggggggatttGAGGCCTGATGACACAGTGGGGACAATATTTTTAGATTGGTATTTTTCATGCTTCTCACATTAAGCCATATGGCCAGAAATATTCCTTCCAGATATTGCATTATTTTGGATAAGATTGTAGAATGTTAGAAAAAGAGTCAtagggcagggcgcagtggctcacacctgtaatcccagcactttgggaggccgaggcaggtggatcatgaggttaggagatcgagaccatcctggctgacacggtgaaaccccatctctactaaaaatacaaaaaaattagccgggcatggtggcgggcacctgtagtcccagctacctgggaggctgaggcaggagaacagtgtgaacctgggaggcagagcttgcagtgagctaagattgcgccactgcactccagcctgggcgacagagcaaactccgtctcaaaaacaaaaaagagtcacAGAAACTTACTGTCatggaaaattaaaagaatttaatgCTGGAATTGCTGGCAGGGCCACCCATGTCAGACTTGTTCCCAAATTATTCCAATGCTTAGCACGTTGTCAGCACAAGGTAGGTgatcagaaaaataatgaatgaatgaaactttaGTGAATTAAACCCTAGAATGACTGATAGAATTTGAGACTCAGAGAATATTAgaattatggaaaacattattcaCTTATTCAGAAGAAGGAGCTGAGATCCCCGAAGTTGGTGACAGTCTTCCGGGTGCTGAAGGATCCATGGCTCCTGGGGCAGGGTTCTTTCTACAGAGAAGGGGTAGCCTGGGAGGCTAGTGATGGTCCAGGACGTATCTCTGAGCTCTGAAGCAGGGATGGGTTTGCAGGAAAGGAATTTTCCAGAGGGAGGGCCTTTGGTGCCAATGTTCCCCAGGACTGGGACTACAGCAGCCTGAGGCAGGACCTCAAGGGACAGGGAAGAGGCCGAGCACAGCCTCAGCAGGGCGGGGTGGGTCCGGTACACAGCCTGTTGGGGTAATGGGCATATTTGCGGTTGTAGGTGCCCAGGTTGCGACGAAAGCAGAGGGCGGCCCTCTTGTCACACTCGCAGGTCAGCCGCTGGCAGGTGGTCCTGCCGGCTGGATGGGACAAAGTGAGTCAGGGACCACAGAAGCTCAGGATATGTGTGGGACAGCTCTTGGCTGCTCCTGGGTCCACGTTCTTGACCTGGACCAACTCCATTCTGATGGAAGCCCAAGCTCTCGCGTTGTTTCAGGAATGGGTGAGACAAGAGACAAGGGCGGGGTGCACTGTGGCTCGGGACACCAGGGAAGCTGGAAGCTTGCCCTCGCTGTCCCTCCCTGCTCTCAAGCCCACGCTGACTGCCTTTAGCTCTCTCCTGCCTTAGAGACACCACTTGGCTCGCTCTCACTGCCCCCAGCCAGGGGGATTTCTAGGCAACCCCTGCGCCCCTATGTGATGTGTTGCTGATGGCGGATTGTGGCCATCAAGCAGAGAGGACAGCTACGAAAATGACAGCAACTCACTCTGATGGCTATGTGTGCCCCAGAGTGGCGTGGGCCCAGGCTGGAAGCCACCGGGACCAAAGCTGGGGTCTGCTTAGGGCCCTCTGCCTGTCCTCATCAGAGTGGATAGAGCCGTTTTCTGCCCATGCCCAGCCTGGGAGTCAGACTTCTGCCATGACCTGCCCTCCCAAGAGCCAGCTGGCATCAGCTCTGTAGGGGCCCAGAAGGCTCCTCCTGTCTCCACTGCAGCTGCCTCTGTCACCTCTGCCTGCAGTGGCTCCAGCTCCCTTTTTTCTCCATGACTATCTCACAGCTCAGACCAGGTGCCTCATTTCGCCCCTTGAAGGTGAGCCTTTCTCTGCCGTCAGGGCTCTGCCCACGCCTGCTATGTCAGCAATACTCAGGGATGGAAGGGACTTAACACCGAGCCGGTCAGCCTCTTTTTGGGGGCTCTTTGCAGGAGCTGGACTGAGCTGGGGAAGTAGGTATAAGCCTCTCCgttttatagattaggaaacaGAGGCTTTCCAGGAATTATAtcacttgtccaaagtcacaggCAGGTGGAAGGTGACGCCCTGAGTAGAATCCAGAGCTTGTGTCTccacctgcctgcctcctcctctaACTCTTCTTCTCAGCCCTGATCCTGGCAGGTGGCTGCTCCTGCCTTTCATGGACTTCCAGCGACAGGGACTCAGTACCTGGCACATTGCCCTGCCAAGTTGATGACTGCAGAGGAAATGGAGCCAGCTCTGCCCCGCCCCCAGGACAGAATTTAGAGAACTGAGCTGAGTCTTCTACGACCTCCCGAATCCTTCCGCGTTGAACCATCCgcccaccaggccctgcccttcTTTCAGGCTGCTCCTGGCTTTGTGGCAGGGAGAAAGCTTGCCTCTCCCATGTGGGGGTCTCTGCACGCTGTCACTTGGTTTAGGCTGCTTGCCTGGGCCTGGGACTAAAGGAAAGCTAATTGGTCCAAGTGGGCATTGGACATGGCAAAGCTGAGCAAATGGGTCCAGCCTGACAGTCCCAGTGAGGAGTCAGCCCTTGGAAACCACGTCTGCTGTCCCCAAAGCCCCAGCTCGTTCTGTCTTAGGGACTTCACCTTTAGCTCCTGCTGAGGCCCTGGGAGGGTGCCTGAGTCCAGCTCCTTTGGGCCCTGGCTCAGCTCAGCCCCCTCCGCTCCTCTTTCCAGAGGCTGGAGCTGGGAGGTGTCTGTGGGTGGGGAGATACCTGGGGCTGAGGGCTGCACTGATGGGGTATGGGCTTCTCTAGCCTGGGTACCCGGTGAACATCTGGGTCTCACTGTTACATGGTGATGGGAAACCCCATGCCTCCAGCCCGGGGTCTGGTTCTGATAAGGCCCAAGGTCACCATCAGGAGGGGCTTCCTGTCTTAAGCTGCCTCCACCCACCTCACCACAGGGTGTCTGTGTCACTTCAGGGCTGTCCACCTACCGCAGAAAATGCCACGTTTGCTGACAGAGAAAAGATACTTTTCCAGTTTGGGCTCACAGCCCAGCTTCTCCAGACGTCCATAGCAGCAGTCGTGGGCGTGGCAGCACCTGTAAGGGTCATGGTCAACCTGGGGGGACCTGTGAGCCAGGCTGGGTTGGACCAGGGGCTGCTCGGGGGCCCAGAGCCCAAAGCGGCCCAGAGGAGAGATCAGCCTGAATTTTCCAGGCGCACCCCCTTCTCCCAGGATCCTCCCAGGATCCCCCAGCTCTTCCATCCCCATGGAGGTCCCCCTGCAGGCTGCCTCCTCACCAGTCAGTCTCGTCCACCGGCCAGTGGGAGCCGCCGACGCCGCAGTAACAGCCATAGTCGTTGTACTGCAGGGCAGACTTGCCTGTCATCTTCTCGATCATCACCCCGAACTGGACCAGGTTCCCTGTGACCAGGGCCActgtggagagggagagggggagaggggcagagggggagagggggagaggggcagagggggagagggggagagggggagagggggagagggggagggagagcccCACCCTCTGCAGCCAACTTCCTCGATGTTCCCTCAAATCTGATCACAGGCATCTCTCCAGTTGTCCAGTTAAGCTCACCTCCCCAAAGCAACCCATTCTCAACAACAAGCATGGTAATAAAAGTAACAATATTGCCAATGACAGCCTTTGCACCTTTATCCCCCTGGTCTTCACCTCCAGTGTGTCAGCCCCTCCAATGTCCC
Protein-coding regions in this window:
- the PLA2G2E gene encoding group IIE secretory phospholipase A2; this encodes MKPPHVLVFLCLLVALVTGNLVQFGVMIEKMTGKSALQYNDYGCYCGVGGSHWPVDETDWCCHAHDCCYGRLEKLGCEPKLEKYLFSVSKRGIFCAGRTTCQRLTCECDKRAALCFRRNLGTYNRKYAHYPNRLCTGPTPPC